The nucleotide window GTGCAGCAGGCTGCCGGCCACGACCAGGCCCTGTTCGATATGCTCAAGGCGCTACGCAAGAAGCTGGCTCACCAGAAAGGGCTGCCGCCCTACGTGCTTTTTCAGGACCCGAGCCTGAAGGAAATGGCCACCACCTTTCCTACCAAAACCGAAGACCTGGCCCACGTATCGGGCGTGGGCCAGGGTAAGGCCCAGAAGTTCGGCGCGCCCTTCCTGGAGCTCATCAAGAAGTACGTGGAGGAAAACGACATTATGACTGCCGCCGACGTGGTGGTGAAATCAGCCGTCAATAAGTCGAAAATCAAGATTTATATCATTCAGCAGATCGACAAGAAGATGGACCTGGAGGAAATTGCTTCCTCCAAGGGCATCGACATGCGGGAGCTGATGGAGGAAATTGAGCACATCTGCTACGCTGGCACCAAGCTCAACCTCGATTACTACATCAATGGCGTGCTGGACGAGGAGCGGCAGGAGGAAATCTACGATTACTTCATGACGGCCAGCACCGACAACATTGCCGAAGCCCTGAAAGAGCTGGGCGACGACGACTACACCGAGGAAGATCTGCGCTTGATGCGTATCAAGTTCCTGAGCGAAGTAGCCAACTAAGACCACGGATTCGCGCGGATTAATCGGATTTCACGGATTTTGTAGTTGGCACAGTCTTCAGTCAGGTCTACAGACAAAAACAAAAAGCCTCGCATAGTGCGAGGCTTTTTGTTTGGGAGTAATTGTCCACAAAATCCGTGAAATCCGCGTTAATCCGTGATTAGCAATACTCGGCAAAAGCGCCCTGCAGGTTGTCGACGATGCGCATCATGTCGTTGCCTTCGATGTGGTACCGCTCAATCATGTGCACCAGCTCGCCATCCTTGAACAGCGCGATGCTGGGTGAAGAAGGAGGGTAGGGGAGCAGATGTTCGCGCACTTTGGCCACGGCTTCGGTTTCCATACCGGCAAATACCGTCACCAGCTTCGCGGGCTTTTTGTCGGTGCTGGAAAGGGCCAGCTTGAGGGCCGGGCGGGCCTTGGCAGCGGCGCAGCCACACACCGAGTTGACGGCCACCAGCACCGTGCCGGTAGCAGGCAGCAGCGCCTGGTCCACTTCTTCGGGCGTCATCAGCTGCTCAAAACCGGCTTCCACCAGGTCTTGCCGGATGGGAGCCACCATGTATTCGGGGTACGTTGCCATATCTATGTAGATGAGGAAGAAAAAGAAAAAAGGAAGCGGGCGGAAAAACCCGTCGACAAAATTACGCAAACAATAAGTGTCAGCCCTACCCAAAGGTTTTCAGGACCGACCGAAATCTGCCGGCTTGGGAAACTTCAATTCCCCGGAAAGAATGCCGGATGGGTTGGGAGTGTTGGGAAAGGAAAGTACATTTATACCGGGTGGCACCACCTGGCCCGCCCCCGAACTTTCTATGAAACCACTCTTTACCGCAGCGGCGGCGCTTTTGCTGGTTGGTGGCCTGGCCCGGCCCGTCCAGGCGCAGGTAGATACCGTGCGAGCCAGCACGCTGCCGCCCGCCCAGCTGGCCGAAAAGCTCTACAATAGCGGCATTGCCAAGTTCAATCAGAAAAGCTACCGCGCCGCTATTCAGGACTTTGACCGTGCCCTGGCCGCCAAAGCCGATTTTTCCAAAGCCTACTATAACCGAGCCGCCACCCGCTACGAGCTAAAGGAGTACGACCAGGCTGTGCAGGACTACGACCAGGCCATTAAGCTGGAGCCCGAAGGCTTCACGGCCTACTTTGGGCGTGGGCAGGCCAAGCAGGCTCTCAACCAGGCCGAGGCTGCCGAGCAGGATTACACCAAGTCCACGGAACTAAAGCCCGACTACGCCCCCGCCTGGTACTACCGCGGCGACCTGCGCTTTGAAAAAGGTAATTTCAAGGAGGCGCTGGCTGATTTTTCGGCGGCCGTGAAAGCCGACCCCGCCTACGCCTACGCCTACCACGACCGGGGCAGCGCCCAGCGTCAGCTCGGCAACTACGCCGCCGCCATTCAGGACTACGATCAGGCCCTGAAGCTTCAGCCTGAGCTGCTGCCGGCCCTGCTGAACCGCGCCAGCGCCAAGCGCCGCGCCGGCGACGTGAAAGGCGCCCTAGCCGACTTCTCCGCTTACCTCAACAAAGTCACGGACAACCCCGTGGCTTTCAACAACCGCGGTAGCGCCCGCTTCGAGGCCGGTGACTACAAAGGCGCCGTGGCCGATTTCAGCAAGGCGCTGGAGCTGAACGCCGGCTATGCCTTCGCCTATAACAACCGCGCGGCCGCCTACCTCAAGCTTGAAGACTACAAAAAAGCCGCCGACGATGCTACGCAGGCCATCAAGCTGAACGCCCAGTACGCCGAGGCTTACCTCAACCGCGGCCATGCCCGCGAGATGCTGCGCGAGGCCGACGGCGCGTGCCAGGACTGGCGCAAGGCCGCCGAACTGGGCTTGGAAAACGGAACTGCCTACGCTAATGCCGCTTGTGAATAAGGTGACGTACTCGATGAAGTTTACCCGATTGGTGGCCCTGGCTGCCGCGCTGCTGCTGGCGGTTCCGGCCTTGGCCCAAAGTGTGGAGTTCAGCAAAGACCGGTTCAGCAACGATAAGGAAGGCCTGAAAACTGCGCAGAAAGAAATCAAGGCCGGCGACGAGTGGTATTTTGCTGATCCGCCCAAGTACGAGCGCGCCCTGCCCCACTACCTCGAAGCCCAGAAGTTCAACCCGAATAACGCCCAGCTCAACCTCAAAATAGGCGACTGTTACCTGAACTCCGGGTTTCGGCCGCGCAGCCTGAGCTACCTGCAGAAAGCCTTTGAGCTGGACGGTGAGGTGGACCCCCGCATGCACTTTCTGCTGGGCCGCGGCCTGCACCTGAATGCCCGCTGGCAGGAAGCTATTGCCGAGTACAAAAAGGCCGTACCGCCCACCGGCGCTAAAAACGCGCTGGCTTTGCAGCAGGAAATACGCAAGCACATTACGGAGTGCGAGTCGGGTATGGCCCTCATGAAAAAGCCCACCCGTGTCTTTATTGACAATGCCGGGCCGGGCGTAAACTCGCCGTTCCCGGACTACGGACCGGTTATTTCGGCTGATGAGTCGGTGATTCTGTTTACCTCGCGCCGCGACAACTCTACCGGCGGCCAGACGGACCCCGAATCGGGGGGCTTTTTTGAGGACGTGTACCAGTCGAACCGCGCCGGCGACGGCTGGGGGCCCGCCCGTGCCCTGGCCGAGCCCGTCAATACCGAAGGCCACGATGCTACCGTAGGGTTGGCCCCCGATGGGCAGCGCATGCTGATTTACGTGGAAAACAACGGCGGCGACCTGAACGAGTGCGACCTGCGCGGCAACAAGTGGAGCAAGCCCCAGACGCTGGGCAAGCGCGTGAACACCAACGCCCACGAGTCGTCGGCCTCCTACTCGCCCGATGGACGCATCCTATACTACGTGAGCGACCAGCCCGAGGGCAGCCTCGGCAGCCGAGACATCTACAAGATTGAGCTGGAAGGCAAAGGCAAAGCCGTAAACCTGGGCCCCACTATCAACACGCCCTACGGTGAAGAAGGCGTATTTATGCACCCCGATGGCAAGACGATGTACTTCTCCTCGGAAGGTCACAACTCCATGGGCGGCTACGACATCTTTAAATCGGTGTATGAAAACGGCAAGTGGAGCAAGCCCGAAAACCTCGGCTGGCCCATCAACACGCCCGACGACGACGTGTTCTTCGTGATTTCGGCCTCCGGGCGCCACGGCTACTATTCCTCTTACCGCGACGACGGCCAGGGCAGTAAGGACATCTACCAGATTACCTTCCTAGGGCCCGAAAAGCCGCCCGTGCTCAGCAATGAAGACCAGCTGCTGGCCTCGCGCGCGGCGCCCGTGAAGGAAACCGTGCTGGCCGCTGCCGTGCCCGTGGCTACCACCCAGGTAACTATCCTGAAGGGCATCGTGACGGATGCCGAAAGCAAGCAGCCGCTGGAAGCCACCATCGACGTGGTCGACAACCAGAAAAACCAGACTATTGCTTCTTTCCGCTCTAACTCGCAGTCGGGCCGCTACCTCGTGTCGTTGCCTTCGGGCATCAACTACGGCATTGTGGTGCGGCAGGAAGGCTACCTTTTTCACTCCGAGAACTTTGATTTGCCGGCCGGCGCGGCTTACTCAGAGGTGGTGAAGGACATTGCCCTCAAGAAGCTGAACGTGGGCGCGAAAGTGGTGCTGAACAACATTTTCTTCGACACCGACAAATCGACCTTACGCAAGGAAAGCACCGCGGAGCTGGAGCGCCTCGTGGCCCTGCTCAACGAAACGCCCAAGCTGCGCATCGAAATTTCCGGCCACACCGACAATGTGGGCAACCCGGCCTACAACCAGAAGCTCTCGGAAAACCGGGCCCGCGTGGTAGTCGATTACCTGATAACAAAAGGCATTGACAAAGGCCGCCTGACGTTTGCCGGCTACGGCCTCACGCAGCCGGTAGCGTCCAATACCACCAAGGAAGGCCGACAGCAAAACCGCCGCACCGAATTCAAAGTGCTGGAAAAGTAGGCCAACGTGTTAAAGTGCCTGCCGCTCCTTCGCCGTTCT belongs to Hymenobacter sp. J193 and includes:
- a CDS encoding OmpA family protein, which produces MPLVNKVTYSMKFTRLVALAAALLLAVPALAQSVEFSKDRFSNDKEGLKTAQKEIKAGDEWYFADPPKYERALPHYLEAQKFNPNNAQLNLKIGDCYLNSGFRPRSLSYLQKAFELDGEVDPRMHFLLGRGLHLNARWQEAIAEYKKAVPPTGAKNALALQQEIRKHITECESGMALMKKPTRVFIDNAGPGVNSPFPDYGPVISADESVILFTSRRDNSTGGQTDPESGGFFEDVYQSNRAGDGWGPARALAEPVNTEGHDATVGLAPDGQRMLIYVENNGGDLNECDLRGNKWSKPQTLGKRVNTNAHESSASYSPDGRILYYVSDQPEGSLGSRDIYKIELEGKGKAVNLGPTINTPYGEEGVFMHPDGKTMYFSSEGHNSMGGYDIFKSVYENGKWSKPENLGWPINTPDDDVFFVISASGRHGYYSSYRDDGQGSKDIYQITFLGPEKPPVLSNEDQLLASRAAPVKETVLAAAVPVATTQVTILKGIVTDAESKQPLEATIDVVDNQKNQTIASFRSNSQSGRYLVSLPSGINYGIVVRQEGYLFHSENFDLPAGAAYSEVVKDIALKKLNVGAKVVLNNIFFDTDKSTLRKESTAELERLVALLNETPKLRIEISGHTDNVGNPAYNQKLSENRARVVVDYLITKGIDKGRLTFAGYGLTQPVASNTTKEGRQQNRRTEFKVLEK
- a CDS encoding tetratricopeptide repeat protein, with protein sequence MKPLFTAAAALLLVGGLARPVQAQVDTVRASTLPPAQLAEKLYNSGIAKFNQKSYRAAIQDFDRALAAKADFSKAYYNRAATRYELKEYDQAVQDYDQAIKLEPEGFTAYFGRGQAKQALNQAEAAEQDYTKSTELKPDYAPAWYYRGDLRFEKGNFKEALADFSAAVKADPAYAYAYHDRGSAQRQLGNYAAAIQDYDQALKLQPELLPALLNRASAKRRAGDVKGALADFSAYLNKVTDNPVAFNNRGSARFEAGDYKGAVADFSKALELNAGYAFAYNNRAAAYLKLEDYKKAADDATQAIKLNAQYAEAYLNRGHAREMLREADGACQDWRKAAELGLENGTAYANAACE
- a CDS encoding BrxA/BrxB family bacilliredoxin; this translates as MATYPEYMVAPIRQDLVEAGFEQLMTPEEVDQALLPATGTVLVAVNSVCGCAAAKARPALKLALSSTDKKPAKLVTVFAGMETEAVAKVREHLLPYPPSSPSIALFKDGELVHMIERYHIEGNDMMRIVDNLQGAFAEYC